Part of the Bacillota bacterium genome is shown below.
CAGCAGAAATTAACCGTGTTTCAGCTACTGCAGCCAAAAAGATGCTTGAGCATTTAAGAGTTCTGAGCTCTGAGCAGATCACTATTCCTCTTGGTCAGATCTTAGGCCCGGATTTTCTTTCCGGATATGGTCCCGGGATTCCCCTAAAAGTTGTTCCGGTAGGCGCGGTATCTGCAGCTCCTGTCAGCAGTTTCACTTCAGCCGGCATCAACCAGACTATTCACCGCCTTTATTTAGACATTCAGGTTGAGATGCGTGTGGTTATTCCGCTTTCCAATACGATAACACCAGTAACAGCCCGGATTCCCATTGCTGAGGATATCTTCATCGGTGCGGTTCCTTCCTGGTACTTTGCTCCCAGTGGGCTGGTTGGTGGGTTTGATCAGGATGGAGATTTTTCTGGCAGCCAGAAAATTGAGTTTAGGCTCAATGAACCTTAAATTTTCA
Proteins encoded:
- the yunB gene encoding sporulation protein YunB, which encodes MTKFAQPTKWPWSRYLLLVLLLITLSAVIAAMIIEKRVTPVLRAWAETKAVNLATEAIYSAVEETMIEEAAVADLAEIIMDDSGRIQAVKYNTAEINRVSATAAKKMLEHLRVLSSEQITIPLGQILGPDFLSGYGPGIPLKVVPVGAVSAAPVSSFTSAGINQTIHRLYLDIQVEMRVVIPLSNTITPVTARIPIAEDIFIGAVPSWYFAPSGLVGGFDQDGDFSGSQKIEFRLNEP